TATAATACTCCACCCCGTATTTAGCCCCCTGCGTTACGACGGCGACGTTTTGCGCCTGAAGCGTGATATGATCGCTTACGCCTTTAAAATAGCCCTCATTGGCGCTTATTATCGCGCCAAACTCTTTTTTTAGCTCTGCGCCGATGTTATCAAGCTCTATCTCACCTTTAAAAACCTGCTCGATCTTATCTTTTAATCTATTTTGTAAATTTTCATTATACTCTTTGCCCATCCAGTAAAAGCCTTTTCTCATGGCTTCCACCGCGTCCGCATCTACTTCGTCAAAGATAAATTTAAGCTCCTTACCCATGCTTTTTGCCACTTTTTGCAGCGCCTTTTTAGCCAGTATGACGTATAAACTCTCAAGCTCGCTTGGTACTACCTCTATATTTGCGGCTTTTGCCTTGTTTAAAAGCATCTTTTCAAGCGTCTGCTTGTCCGTTTTTTCGGTTGAAACGGCTAAAATTTCAGCTATTATATCCTCAAGCCGCTCTATTTGCGCAGCGGTATAGTTTTGTAGTAAAATTTGCTCGTTCCCGCTTGATTTTAGCAGCTTATATCTAGTTACGGCTTTTAAAAATCTCATTTTTTACCCTCTATTTGCTCGATATACTCGGCATATTCGATTAGCTCCTGATCTTTTAGCGGTTTTTCTTCGGTCATCCAGCTATATCCGCATGTACCGCATTTTCTCATTCTGATATTTTTTAGCCCCTTTAAGGTCTTGATGACAAATGTCTTTTCGTTAGCGCATTTGGGACACAGCATGTCAGGCGTTCTCCATCTTTTTAAGCACTATTAGCACCTTTGAAGCCTCTTTTTTCTTAAGATGCTCCACTTTTAGATATAAATTTTTAGTTACTTTTTTTATAAAAAATATCAAAGCTCGCTCGCTTGTATCTTTTGCCACCTTTTGCCAAATACTCTCTATGGCGTATATCTGAGATCTTGTGGCAAACAAGCTATCTTTTGGCTTTGGGTGCTCTTTGCCGTCCATAACGGCTATTAAATTTATAAGCTCTTTAATACCTAGCTTAGCGCAGCTTTCTGCGCCCCATGCGCTTAAAAAATCACCCCAAGCCTCGTTAGCTTTAGCGTGTTTATAAAACGGATGAGTGTGGATGATCGCTAGTAGCTGCTTTCTATAAATCTCTTGAGCCTTGGTCATTTATAGCCCCTTAAACCACAAATATTTAGTTAAAAAACTACGACTTAAGCCGCTACATCTAGCCATTTTTGAGATATTTAGCTTTCCATTTTTAAATCGGTAGAAGCTTAAGTCGTAATTTATTATGTTATTAAGCCTTGCTTGATACAAAGCTTTTTTATTAGCTGCCAGATTGTCTATGTGAATTTTTTGCTTAGTCATTAATTTTTTTACCATATTAAATCCTTTTTTACCAGTGAAAATTCAAACTGCAAATTTCATCATCTGTATATATAGGCTCTTGTTTGCCATTTGCTTGTGCAAAGGGATTAATAGATAACTCACCACGAAATTCGTTAAATTTCTTTTTGCAATATTGTTTAAATTCATACTCATTGGATAGAACAAAACCATCTGTTTTGTATCCTAATACATGAGCGTGTTCTATAAAACAATCTTTTCTTATAATTTTATCTTGGTTGTAATCTAGCGTAAAACTAGGCATAAAATAATGGATGCTCGTTCCGTCTAATTCTTCATCAAATTTATGTCTTTTAATACATATCAAAAACTCTCCATTGCTATCAGGTATTTTTAAATATTCATATTTACTTGCCATTTTAAATCCTTTTTAAAGTATCTTTAAAAGATATTTTAAAAAGGGCTTAAAGCCCCTTAACACGAATTCTTAGCTTCGCTCGCCTTACAAATCTAGGCAAAAGCCTGTTCTTGTCATCTTTTAAACTATTAAAATTACGCCATAGTCTTTGAAATACACTCTCTTTCATTTTCCTACCTCCAAACTCTCAATCTTTGGCACTATTCTAAAGTTGTCTTTTACCACTCTTTTTAGTCCAAGCTTTACCAAGTCCTCGTCTTTTAGCTCGGCAAGAGCTTCTTTGTTTGGAACTTCGCTATAGGTTATGCACTCTTTGGCCAGTCCAAACGCCTTTATAGAGCTGATTAGGCTTTCAAGCTTTGCCTTTACTTTAGGTATACTTACGCTCTTGCTTATGCGATAACCGATCTCGCCAAATGTGAATTCTTTACTTCTTTTTTCGGCAAATTCGGCTTTATTATCCTCACAAAATATAGTGATTTGTTGCTCGATAAAGTTCTTTTCGCTCTCAAGCCTTTCAACCTCGCTCTTTCTAGCCTCTTTTATTCTGTTACATTCAAGCGTTACTTCACCGTTGATTTTTTCGATCCCTACGCTTACTTCGCATAATCTTTTTAAAGCGACATCTACGTCGCTAAAACTATTTATTTGCATTTTTTACTTCCCTTTCTACTTTAAATTTCTTGATATGTCTTGCCTTTAAGACATATCCGTATTTTAGGCAGATAGCTAAATTTCTACTAGCTTTTTTAACTATCCGCAAAGCCATTTAAAAGCCAAACCCGCCGTCTAAATCAAGCTCGGTTATGCCAAGCTCTCTTGCGTATTCTCGTTCTTTTTTCATACCTTCGCTAAGATGACTATCTGGATGCAAGTCATAAAAATACGCATAAGAGCAGTGGCTAAGCAGCTCAAGCCCGGCTTCAAGCACTTGCTCTCTATCTTTTTGCTCGTCAAATATCTCGCTAAAAGCCAGTATAGGGCTAATAGGCATATATCCAGCTTCTCTTACTCTTTTGCAAGTATCTCTAGCTATGCGTTTTGCTAAGAATGGGCGATTTAATTCGCTTACACCGCGCAATCCCGCATAAGGCGTAGCTACATAGACAAGCCTCATAGTTGTTTTACTCATTTATTATCCTTTCTTAAAAATTTGATTTTATGAGACGCTCCAAGAAGCGCCCGAAAAATCAAATCTAAGCTGCGGTATCCACAATCTTGCCGTCGAATTTTCTGATGATATATCTGCCTATTTGCCTAAAAAGCGAACTTGAGTAGTCTGCCTTGTTTCCTTTTATCATTTTTCCTAGCCTTACGCCCGTTATCTCGCCTTTTGCATTTATGCTCATCTTAAAGCCCTTATCCTCGAAATTCTTTACGATCTGCCTAAGTCCCTCTGCCTGATCAACTCTCATCTTTATCTCCTTACTTGATATACTAGGTTTGCGGCCGCTCGCTCTTCGTAGCCTATCGCCATATTTAGCGCCGTTTTTTCAAAAAAGCGCGCGTTATCGCCCCCGGCTAAAAACTCGCATACATCGCTACCAAGCCCCGACATCTCGCCTATTTTTAAAAGCTCATCACGGCTTAACGTCATCTCTGGCGAATAGGTTAAACGGCTTTGCAAATATCCGCCAAGCTTATCAATTCGCTTTTTAAGCACGCTAAGTCCTACGGCTATTACCGTTATGCCAAGCTCTTTGCGTTTAGCATATTCGTAAATTTCTCTTAAAAGCTCAAATTTTCGCTCAAATGTCAAATCATTATCTCGCACGAACAAATCCGCCTCGTCTATTACGATTAGACGCGTTTTATTCGCACTTATGACCTCGCAAAAACGCTCAAATTTATCATCCGTGTTTCCGTGACCCGGCTTTTCGCCCACCGCTCTTAAAAGCAGGCTCATAAATGCGCTTGCGCTTAGGCTTTTGCGTGCTTTTACATATATGCCGCCAAGTTCGCACGTTACCGTTTCTAGCAAGTATGTTTTACCCATACCGCTTTCGCCTAAAATCAACTCAAAAAAGCTGTAATTTGTGGCATTCATCTTAAAAATCCTATCTCTGATTTTTTCTTGAGCCAGACTTAGCCAAACTTCGCTTTTAGGCACACACACGTCATTTGTAGGCGTGTTTTTAGCGATTATTTTGTCCAAAAACGCTTCGATTGATGCCCTGTAAAGCTCTGCATTCGCCGAATCGTATTTCTCGTTTAAAATACCGCTTACGGTGCCTTCTCCCTTGCCGATATGCTTTGCTAAAACTGCGTTTGTTACGCCGTAAGCCTTGCACGCTTCAAATTTCTCTTTTAAATTCATGACTGCGTTTCCTTTCTAAAAACGTTATATCTGCCAAATATCTTTTTTTTTGACACATAAAGCATTTTTTAGGTGTGCGGCTTCGTATCGCTTTGCGATATACTCCGCCTTTTCGAGAAGACACGGACGCAAAGCAGTTTGCATCCTACTTCGTGCCTTCTCTCACATTGCATTTAAAAGCTCCTCGTTGCTCATCGCTATTTTTTTATTGATTTTTCTAGTTTTCTCATTTTTCACTTTGGTTTCGTGTGCTAGGCCGCTGTAAGGCGTGATGGTATTTGTGCGTTTATATAGATTTGAGTAGTAGCTAAACGCCTCACGGACGGCTCTTACCACGCTTTCGTTTCTTGCGATTATCGCACGGACTTTTTCGTGATCTCTAGGATCGACCCTATCCATTAGTGCTGCTTCGCAGATTAGTTTATGCTTATCAATATCTACGATATTTACGTGCTCGTAGTCTTTTTCGTTTATCCTTACTTCCACGCTCTCGCCGTTTAATTTGCTTAGTTTTGGATGACTATAAGTTCGTCTTTCATTCATTATCATTAGGCTTACCGAGCTATTTTTTACCTTTATGCTTCTACGCTCGCTAAATATAAAATCAAGCGTAGTTTCGTCAAACACCGCCTTTGGTTTGCGTTCTAGTTTTTCTAAAAACGATGCCATAGGATAGATCTTGCGGTTTGCGTTATAGTGTTCGTTCCACCATCTGACCGCTTTTTCAAAATAAGCTATAAACGCCTCGAAATCAAGCGGATTTTCCTTCATATATTTTTTTAAAATTTCTTGATTTTCGCGTTTATCTTTGTGATAGCTCACCCCACCGCCGCACTCTGATATGATCATTTCAGCCATTCGACGTTGGACGTGGTTAAATATATTTTCTATCGGTTTTGCCCTCGAGTTGCCCGGCTTTGCTTTTTTGTGGCGCATATTTGGCGCTAA
This is a stretch of genomic DNA from Campylobacter sp. RM6914. It encodes these proteins:
- a CDS encoding ATP-binding protein, whose product is MNLKEKFEACKAYGVTNAVLAKHIGKGEGTVSGILNEKYDSANAELYRASIEAFLDKIIAKNTPTNDVCVPKSEVWLSLAQEKIRDRIFKMNATNYSFFELILGESGMGKTYLLETVTCELGGIYVKARKSLSASAFMSLLLRAVGEKPGHGNTDDKFERFCEVISANKTRLIVIDEADLFVRDNDLTFERKFELLREIYEYAKRKELGITVIAVGLSVLKKRIDKLGGYLQSRLTYSPEMTLSRDELLKIGEMSGLGSDVCEFLAGGDNARFFEKTALNMAIGYEERAAANLVYQVRR
- a CDS encoding host-nuclease inhibitor Gam family protein translates to MQINSFSDVDVALKRLCEVSVGIEKINGEVTLECNRIKEARKSEVERLESEKNFIEQQITIFCEDNKAEFAEKRSKEFTFGEIGYRISKSVSIPKVKAKLESLISSIKAFGLAKECITYSEVPNKEALAELKDEDLVKLGLKRVVKDNFRIVPKIESLEVGK
- a CDS encoding DUF7768 domain-containing protein, giving the protein MSKTTMRLVYVATPYAGLRGVSELNRPFLAKRIARDTCKRVREAGYMPISPILAFSEIFDEQKDREQVLEAGLELLSHCSYAYFYDLHPDSHLSEGMKKEREYARELGITELDLDGGFGF
- a CDS encoding phage protein GemA/Gp16 family protein; this encodes MTKAQEIYRKQLLAIIHTHPFYKHAKANEAWGDFLSAWGAESCAKLGIKELINLIAVMDGKEHPKPKDSLFATRSQIYAIESIWQKVAKDTSERALIFFIKKVTKNLYLKVEHLKKKEASKVLIVLKKMENA